In the genome of Microtus pennsylvanicus isolate mMicPen1 chromosome X, mMicPen1.hap1, whole genome shotgun sequence, the window taaatgtgaTAATACAGTCTGCTTGCTGGTACTACTAAATATTGTTTACTGTTACCACTATACATGTGCTTATGATTTCTTGGCTGGCAACTTTGTATTGAATAACTAATTAGGTGGCTCATCCTTGGAGAAGACTAATATTCTCTCTTTTAGCATTTAATTGCCTGTGGCTCTTTGTCTAAGTGCAGGGCCCTATGAAATTGTCCTCCTCCACAATGCATTTTTTGGTcttgtccttgttcaggtcttgtttagacaACCATACTGTTGGGGTATCATAGATAAAGTTTCCCTGTCTCAGAGTAGAttataatttcatacatgaatactaAATTACATGATTTCCACCATTTAGTCTCCATCATCCATTCCCTCTTTTGTCTCTTCTACTCCTTTTGAAGTTCTTGTCTATAACTAGCATTGTTATGTAtatttctagtttgcttttctgttgctgttttggAATACTGACTCAAagaacttgtggaggaaaggttTCATTTTAGCTTATACTTTTAGGTGACAATTTAAAACCGATCAGGAACTTAAGCAAGAGTAGAAACAAGAACTGTGAAGGAaagctgattactggcttgcttccaggcTGACATTCAACTTCCAGATCCAGATCCCCAGTGATAGTATTACATACAATAGCAGGGAGAGTTGTCCCATAGCAataagcaatcaagaaaatgcctcatagaCATGCTTGCCAGCTAATCTGGTAGAGGAAATTCTTCAACTAAGGTTTTTCCTTTCAAGGTATGTCAAGGTGAAAACCAAATGGTTAACCATCATGTTGACCATCTTGTTTTATGGAGGAGTGTGAGAGATTCTAGAAGTTTGGATAAGAAACGTGGTTAAATTTTCTAAGAGAGTATAATAAGCTATTCTAGTAGGACCCCGGATGACCTTAATGCTGAGAGGAATTTTCAAGACAATGTAACATTGAGTCTGTGGTGTGATTATTGCTAGCAACTCTATACACGTCTAAACTTAAGAAAAAGAGAGTAAATAggatataaatgaataaataataaagtttaaagagaaaaaaatactggGAGGCTTAATGTTCCAGTCAAGGGATATCCTGCCTAAAGGAAAGGTCACCTATTCTGAAAGGGAACAATGTGAACGATGATAAACTTTTAACTGTGAAAGTAGAAAGCCTGAGGGGTTTCTGGGTCCTAGAAAGCAATTGCTTCAACATACAAAATCTGTTAGCTAATGTGGTAGAAAGGGGCAAAGGTCCATCCTAAAATGACAGCCAAATTTAACAATGTAATCCATGTTGTACATGCTTTGGATCATAAATGCTGCCAAAATGAGGGTGTTTGTAGATTCTTCCTTTACTGTTTGAGGGAGCCACTGGGGTCAGTCAATACATGGAAGTACTTGAGTTGCTACAAGAAAGCTCTGAGAGGCCATTGCATTAAGCTTTGTAAGTGAAGCCTGCATTGTATTAGAGATCCCTATACGTTGGAGATGCTAGAAACATGAGACACCTGTCAAGAAGAGCTGCATATTCACTGTAGTAGCAAGCCAAGAGAGAGGTGTACCTTACAAATAGCAAAGCTGGAGGTACTAAGCCATCGAAACCCTTAAAAACCAATGTAGCAGACAATGACATGGAGTTACAGAGTTTCCAAGTCACAATTAAGACGTTACAttaagtctcagaagagactggacttttttttttttttttttttttttggtttttcgagacagggtttctctgtggttttggagcctgtcctggaactagctcttgtagaccaggctggtctcgaacttacagagatccacctgcctctgcctcccgagtgctgggattaaaggcgtgcgccaccaccgcccggcgagactGGACTTTTAAACGCTGTTGAGACAGAAAGACAACTGAGGCATTTAAAGTAGAACTAAATGCATTTAGAATTATGATATGGCAACAAACCTTCGAGGACCACAGAGTAGATTGTTGTGGTCtaaatgtgaaatgtccctcatAGTTTCACACGCTTAAACACTTGGATTTGGTTAGTGGCATGTTTAGGGCTAAGAGTATGGAACTTTTAGGATGCAGAGCCTTACTAGAGGAAGTACATTGTTAGGAGAAGGGTTTGAAAGTTCATAGCCTCTTCTAACTTCCCAGTTTGCTCTCTCAGCTTCCTACTTGATGAAATGTGATCAGTAGTTTTCCCACTCTGGTTACCTGCTGCTCTATCTTCCTTGCCATTGTGAGATCtcttctggaaccataagccaaaataaattcttttaaaagttgttttttggctatggtattttatcatatcAAGAGAAAGGTAAggaataccacacacacacacacacactactgaatCTCCATTTAACATTGCTAATATAGACATGTTTAGGGCTAATTGCTTGGTATCGGATAACATATCGAGAGGTTCGCCCTTGGAGGAAACTGACAGTCCTTTTCTCAATAGCCGTTGACTGTAGCCCTTCGTCTTGGAGTGAGGCCTTGTGAAAGTTCCCCCATCCATGTTGGCATACCTGATCATTGCTGTCATTAAGCAGATATGTTAGGCAGTCATACTGTTGAGGTTTCATGGGTGTAGCACCACTATCATATCTATAAGACACTACGTAGCTGCAGACCTTGCAAGAGAGGTCATAGACCCTAGGAACCTACTGCTACTGTTTCCCTCAAACCACTATAACTTCTAACTCTATTATAATACATGTCCTTGTACACACAAGTGTAGTTCTGTCTCCTCATCACAGAAGCTACTGTTAGCAAATATAGAGACTATCACAGAAATCCACATGTGATCAGTATGCAGAGAATAAGTGAATTGTGGTACCCAACCTAAACAGATACATTTATAACACAACCCTATACCTGagtcagggaacattgtggaaaagGAGGTGGAATGATTCCTTTTATCCCTTGCACAAAAGACATAACGTCCAAGCCCATAGCAAGTATATCAAGCTATGTTAAATGTTTATTTCCcattatataatatacacactCAATAGCCTTTTCTTCAATTACTCATTAGCTGGGTTAATGACTTTCcctaaaaagaaaatgcttctggTCCTTTTCTCCAAAACCATCAATAAGGATGTTCTGTCAAATTGGATAATGGGATGAAGAGAAGCCACTTCTGGCTGTTCCAGAGACACAGCTTCAGGAGCAGCTACTTCTTTGGTTCTCTGTTCTCCAATATGCAGCAGAGCCTTGTGAAAAGCCTATGGGAGAGGAACACACACTGAAGGTCCCCTGAAAAGTGACAACAGCCTTTGGGTGTGTTAGAAGTACAAAAAGAAATACTATATATTATGTAGATAGTATTTACATCTGAATATGAATATTACTTTGAGAAGTTTCCTTAATTTCTGTGATTTTAGGACTATTTGTTTGGGTAGCATCTCATTCTCCATCACCTTTCATCTCTAGAAGGTACCTTTTTAGTGTCTTCCAAACATCCTCTAGCACTGCATCTCATGAGTTGCTTCTGATCATTAAGGCTTTCCATCATCTTAGAGTCACCTTAGTACATGAGGGTTAGGGAtggaaattacatttatttatgtatttgggtatctggcctgcatgtatgtttattttacatcacatgtgtgccttgcTCCTACAGAGATtaaaagagggtatcagatttcATGGGACTGAAATCATAGACAGTTTTGAGCTTTCATGTTATGTTGGCAGTGGAAATTTAACCTGAGACTTCTGGGAGGGCAAACAATGTGCTTACCTGCAGAGTCGTTGCTCCAGTCCCAGAAGTAACttctaaaatgatttattttgagtAACAAGAATACTCTCATATGATACTGACCTAACAGAATCACACTGTCACCATAGACATGAGATTTCTCACTGACTAAACAAGGTGGGTAAATTAATTgtctcttgaaagaaaaaaaaaacaatccatcagCTTACACAGGAAAGTTTTAGACCATTGTCTCTCATAATTCCAGCAAAGCTGGCACTTTCAGCAAAGGCATCCCTCATGCCCATCTTCTGAAGTGTACTTCCAAGGTCATATGTGGCAGAAATGGAAAACTTTGGAACAAATAACTCAACCCATCTGTGTGGAATAAGGAAAGGGAGACATGACAGTCACCACACTAATCACAAAACACACCAGgatatatctctttttctttctctcaatcaACTCTACTACTCCCCTGAACATTGAGAACTACTAACATGGCACCAGAAACACAAAAGATATTGTTGTAGAAATTGTCTCGGACTCGGACAATGCTGGAGTATAATACATGGTCTCCTGGGCCTTTATTACAGaaagatgtgtctctgtggtACTGAGCAAGGACAGGGGCTAATGGAATGAAGATAAGAGTTTAGTGCATGGGCACCTCCAGGATTTTCCGTCTTGCAGTTCTAACTAAGAATGACTGCCAACTCCATGTAATAATATCAATTCTTATCCATCCCAAAGCTTTATATGGTCCCTGAAAAGGTATCAGCGTTGTAGCATGCTCACATTGGGGAGCATTATGGGAATTTATCATTTGACAAATTTCTCCTTTGGCATTTTCTCAGTATGCTTCGTTGAAACACTGTGGAAAGTATCCAGAAAAGTCTCATGCACACTGTACTGGACTTACTCTAAATATCATCATACCATTGACAAGTGCACCTGggtcattttcctgcctctaggtttcttCTGAACTCAGCCTCATCTCCACTGTTAGGCCCACCCATATGTCATCACACCCTCTAAATTGCTTACCCTTTCTGTAGTAAGTAGTTCCACTTCTTCAATGTCTTAGATGACAAGGCTGCCTCCACCCACTCTACGTGTCCGTCCTTTGGAAGGACAGAAAGTGCCAGGGCATTCTCACTATCGTCCATTTGGAGTACTGTGCAATTCAGCTTTATATCCGGAAAATGATAGTAATTGCACATAGTAAGTACGTAACATATCGTAAAAGGGATTTATGCAGTGTATCcaaatctacacaggaagtagggACCACATTGTGCTTAAATACAAATTCAGTTGGCTTGCTGAACATGAGCTTCTCCCACCTCATTAAATGTTTTTAGAAACTATAATTATTTAGCCTAATCAGAATAGTCATAACATTGTcaaccacatttttaaaagtgttatcTGCCTGAAAGTTTTCTGGGCTCATATAAAGAGCTGTGTGTCATCCTGGAATAATCCAACACAATGCATAAATACTTACGTAGTTAGGAATCACTTTGGTATGAGGAATACCTACTGATGCCAGTGACAAGAGGCcataatgccccccccccacttctctaTCTTAATACTAGACTGGAAATTAATGTCTTAATGCCTTACTTTTGAAATGAATGTAGTTCACCAGAATCATGATAATGTTCAGTCTAAGGTCTTGAATTAGGTCTATAATTTTCCCTTTGGCTTGCTTCTCCACATAACTGTTGATCTCCTGCTGGGCTGCAGAAACATTGGAGAAGTCGATAGGAAAGACTTAAAGGGTCTTGACATCATCCGAAACCCTTGCCAGTGGTTTCAGCTGCTGCCCAATGAAAACTGCATTTcccatctgcaattccagttcatTCTTTGGGAAATTCAATGAACAGATCAAATGTTGGAAGCCCGGATATAATTCTGTTATTGGAGTATCTGTGAGGTTAAACCCCAAGACCCCCAGAATCTGAGTTTGAGTGTTAGAGACAGATGCAAAAGAAAGCATGGCTAAAGCAGCAGATGTGCTCCCAGGGGAAAAGAAGATGTTCCAACCTGGGTTCTCCACAGGGAACCTACAATATCGACTGAAGGCAAAGTCAGCATTGATAGATGACATCTTATAGAGAGTGGCATTTTGTTGGGATAAATGGCAGATTGTAACTTTGCCTTCAGAGATGTTATATTGTGCACAATGGATTGTAGTCTTGTAGTCCAAACACCAAGAGAAACAGATAGAGAAACACTGACATTCTGGAATGGAGAAGATCTACAAAACATGAAGTGAGATAACAATTAGGGGAGCTTAGATGAAACACTTTCTGATTCAGACAAACATAAAAGTCACTCACCTTGATTTATAAAACTAAAGGAAGCATTTGGAGATGTCTTCCAGTGGGGAACAAGAGGTGATAGTCTCTCTTTTTTCTAAACACCAGTGACATGTCTCCTTGGGAAAGAAAGTAGGAGAAATGATTTGCCTAGGCGACAGAAATATGATGTCATAAATTCATTAACATATGATAATAGCATGTGAAAATATTGATACTAAtttgaactcatggaaattgaatcaTTTGTCATTTGAATGAAGAACCATTAGACAAAGCAAGCACTCCTTCTGATTATGTTACATGTACATAAGAATTttggtttgtgtatatgtgtgtattttatgatACCATTTGTGATATGATAAAATGAGAACAGCTCCTACAAGAAATAACTAGTTGGAACTGAAGGGTGATAGTTGATTAAGTTATATACAACATAGCAAGTCAAAATTCATTCACCTGTGAAATATATGGGAACCATAAGAGTATTTTCAAATGATAGGAAAATGGAAGTAAACCATTCTTGTTTTAGAGACTTGATTTTCTTTTGGTGCCACCTAAAGAGTCTTTTCTCACTTCTAACAGATCTTAATAATCTTGTTCTTATAAGTATGCATGGAATTTTGTAACATTTAGAGAGGAAGGCCGAGAGTTTTTTAAGCATGAAATAGTACATAGAAACAATGAGCATGATATAGAGCCACAAATATTTATACACCAGTGGTTAGAAAAAAGATTTATGAAAGCAGTATAGGACCTCTTCTGAAGCCTTTAATTTTCTTCATGAGTGGCCTCATCTTAGGTACTAAATTGCTATATAAAAATGTCGGTCTAGCCCATATTGTCTTACTGAATTGTTACTCAACTACCCAGGTGCTACTGGACATATACACCCTGTTTCTCCATTCATTCTTCAACCTCCACTGGGAAATCTCAGTTTCCAAATGTAAACTTATTCTATCTCAACTCCCCAAACCacttcttcattttcattctatATTCCAATGTATTTCACCCCTCTTGATAGACAGACACATATCAAAAGGGCTTGCTTCAATTTTGTTCTccacttcctttttttaatatttatttatttatttatttatttatttatttatttatttattatgtatacaatattctgtctgtgtgtatgtctgcaggccagaagagggcaccagacctcattacagatggttgtgagccaccatgtggtttctgggaattgaactcagaacctttagaagagcaggcaatgctctttaacCACTACTAATGGTCGTGATGACCAATGAATACTACCTGAATACTTATCaaaacttttcatttctctccaTCTCTACTGCCAGTTGTCAATGCCTAAGTTTAAGGCTTTAATGAATTTATCTGCTCCAAGCACGATAGAGGGCCTCTTATCTCCTCCAGCCTTCCTTCATCCAGTTCTAGAGTAAATTTCCACATTATCACTGAGTACTCTTCCTACCAAAGTTGACAAGGCTCACCAGAGGGTCAGCTAGCAGGGACCACTCCTAGACCTTGCCTCCTGAACTGACAAACTTCAAACTCAGTTATTTGGAACTCAGACTTGTTAGAATGTTCAGTGTTCCCAAGGGCAAAAATACTCACAGTACAGGCCCAAGAAGCCGCTTGCATCTCTCACATAGCAATACCTTCCCATCTTTATAACATGCCCTCTATTGCAAAACTAGAGCATTCTTAGTTACAAATTAACCATGATATGAATGCTAGGATGACATTTCTAAAGCTGATGCACAAAACCAAggccaaatgaaaacaaaagcttaaAAAATAAGGTTTGTACTCTGGGTAAAACTTTACATAATTCTTTGGCTTCTACATAACATCCCtcatttaaaacagtttttattaccattgccaAATAGTGCCATAACAAGAAGACTTTTGAGAAAAAAGATAGGTACAGACAGAGACTTGGTGAATCTTTTTATTGGATGTTGTAGGGTGGGTTTAAGCATAGGTGGAGAAAATGCTCTCAAATCCTAGACTTTTTAATGCTCAAAGGTAAACTAGTCATGTCTTGTGATCACTAAAGTCCATTACACCCTCCGCTAACCCAAGGACTCCAGAATATGGTATATAAGAGGCCAAGAATGTAAGATAAGAACAAGCATCATCTACCTGATGTGAAATATACAAACAAGCAgtaaaagccgggtggtggtggcacacatctgtaatctcatcacttgcgaggcagaaggaggtggatctctgtgagtttgagaccagcatggtctacaaagcaaattccaggacagccagagctgttacacagaaaaattctttctcagaagacagaaacaaaaacaaagaagaaatagaaacaaagtaatTAGATCTCATCAAGAAACTTCAGTTTATTCTTGACTGTCAGTTTCTACTTAAAGTAATAGTAGTAACAGTAACTCTCCTGCTATTTGATCAAGCTAAGGACATGGCACAAAACACTTGACTCACCAAACAGCTACCTTAAGAACTACATTAATGATCAATGTAGTCATTTAGCAGCATAGACCATCAACATCCACATGACTTTTGGTGAGttcatgttgatgtccatgggctAGGCTGTCACTGGAGACCATAATGGTGTCCATGGCCCATTTTACCAGGGAGGCCCTGTTGATGTCTATGGCCTGTGCTGCAGCAGAGGGCCATGTGTTGATGTCCGTGGTCTAAAATGCCACTGGATTCCATGCTGAGGTTCAAGTGGCTCATGCCGATGCCAGCGCCCATGGGGATGTCTGTGATGTGTGCTCCTGCTGACTGAAAAGGGCAAGGAGGCATCTTTTAAGGAAGCTTTTGTAGTGATactgatgactgcagactcacagttgagaaagacATATAAGGCTCCTGTGACAACCCCTATCCCCACCCTActtcacccccccaaaaaaagtaacAGCCTAGACAGCAAGCCATTGAAGAAAACACTTAAAATTGCGATAAGGATGATCAAGTGTAGCTTTCCACAATTGATGGCTTCTGGCAGGGATGGGAGTGGAgaaagactcagttttctttaaagtgctgaccactgggagTTTGACTATACCCAAGTGACTATGTGGGCAACACAAATTAGAcctatctttttatttcttttttggaggAGGTTACAAAGGGGACGGGCAGACCTGGGAGAATGGGAAGTGAGTGTGGTGGGGTGCATgttgtgaaattctcaaacaatcaataaaaatattacattagtGGGAAAAAAGGATCAATATGTTAATCAAGGACATAGAGAACATTATTGGGGGCTAGTTGAAGTTAATCCAATGTATAGTTTATTGAAGGACTTGAAATCCAAGATAAGTTGAACATACTTTAACTTACGTTCATTGGAAAGACACTGGGGGGATTTTTGAAAAGGAGGTAAGTACAGTGAGTGTGGCTATAATATGCTGCTGTTTCTTTTCAATCAAATATAGTAAAGTCTTACTGTATACAAAACAACATATTCAGTCCTGGGATTTCAAAGGTGAATGCCGAATATTCATCCTCCATCAAAGTGGCCTTTGTGATCTCATGGCACCACTGCTCAAACTTAATAGGTAAGGTCACATCTCACATATAGGGTGGTCACTAGCACATGTGTTACACAGAAAGGCCATGTCAAGCTTGAGTCTCTTGGTTACCTGTTCAGTTCACACTCAACCCTGGTAATAAAACAACATATTGTCTGCGTTCTCAGATGCTATTATCTCCAGTAAACCCTTGGAGaagaaacaaagttttaaatgaaaaagaaagaaagaaaattttaaacctGTGCCCTCTGGTGACATGTTTGGACAATGACACAGGTTCAGGCTTTTAGTAAAAATTTACTTAAGGGAACCAGtgggaacagacacacacattatattatacacatacacatatatacacacatatacacatacacacatagtacatagatgcatacatatatatatatatatatatatatatatatatgtatataaaacaaaagcagtCAATGAAAACATAACTAATTCAAGAAGACCCCAAACACTAACTTAGTCCCTCCTGAGGACCATGAACAATGGCCTAATACTAACCTCACTTCGCAAAGTTCCCAGTGCCTCTACACTGACATGAGGAAGACCAAGCCTCCAACACACAAACCCTTAGGAGACACATTGAAATCATCCACACATGAAATGACTGGCTAGAAGCTGACACATCCTGGGAATCCAGAAACTCCATTTTCCCCCTCCATTTTTATCAGCAGAAATATGTTTCTCATCTCACTTAAATGCCCAACCCAtacttctcttctgctttcacCAAACACTTTCCCTTCAAGATGAACCTGACCCCTCTTATAAAGCTGTGTTTAGCATAATTTTAGCCTTGTGTTAAGCTGGTCTTGCTATAGATGTAGAGAAGATAATGGATATGAAATGGTAAAATTAGCAAAGTGGCTTTCTTCCTGTTAACTAAGTCTCAAAGGCAAGTCAAGAACTGGGTCCTTAAGCAGAGTGAATAGGAACTCTCTTAAAAGTGTTAGCATACCATTGAATTCACTCAGATCTAACATTATACATATTATTTTTGATAAATGCCATAATTTATTGCCATACAATatctttcaagttttattttgtaaGTGTTTGTTTCTCCAGTTACTTTCATGTGCAAACATTCCCCCCTGGTTTTACTTGATATTTGATCTCCCAAATAGAAATAATATATCTCATTCTGTGTGTAGAtgcagagaagaaatgaatgtTGGGTCATACATCCAGATAAGGCAAATAAGGAAATGTGATCATATAAGGTATATGTTAAAGGAAAGAAGAATATAGAATGagtagaaataaaagaagaaaattagagtGCTAGTACCAGTATATGCCTATATcaatattaaacatttattctacttttatttctataTCCACTCATGTTTACATAAAATATGTTAGTTGTACTTAACTTCTCAGCATTGCAATCAATACATGGAGCAGGAATGAGTACCATCCAGATATAAATGAAAGGGCTACATTGGTTCATCCAGCCTTCCAGAACAGTTTACCATaaactgagttgtttttaaacaaCAGAAACGTATTTCTCAACATCCTAAAGAATGAGAAAGCAATGTTTACGGGGCTGAAAGATTCAATATCTGCCctaattttgtttcttgttaGCATGATAAAATATATCCTGACAAAATCAATTTGAAGGGAAAAAGTGTTTATTCCCATGACTACTGGGGTATCAGGGGAGGAGCCTGAAGCAGCTAGTCCTACAGTAAAGAGCCTCAGGAATGAATGCGTATATGCTTATTATTCAGCTCACATTTTCCACTCTTACACATGTGAGACCCAAACTCAGGAAATGGTGCTGTTCACGGTAGACTGGGCCTCATCACATCTCCCAGTTGAATCCAGACATCTCCCCACCACAGACATACCCAAAACCTTTTCCAGGTGATAATATATTTTGTAAAGTTGACATCTAAAACTTAGCCATCACAATTTTCATTTGACAGAATGCTTTCAGGCTCATAGATGGCACCTTATGCCTACATCTTCAAGGTAGACGTGATAAAGAAATATGACAAGGCCTCTTTTGGGAGGGGACTAATCCTACCCATGAGGACTATGCTACCATAAACTCAACCCATCCTTAGGGAACCATCTCTTAACACTACCATCTCAAGTAGTGGAGTTTCTTTTGTAAAACCAATTTGTGTGTTGATTGTACAAGTCTGTGTTCATGTGAGTGATggcgcatgcacacatgccttTTTAAGACAAGAAAACAATCTTGGCTGTAGCTCCTCAGACTTTTTCCATTcaccttgtttttggagacaaggtctctcactggatcTCATTCAATAGAGTATTCTGGCTGGCCAGGAAGAGCTGGAgaatccatctgtttctgcccCCATGACCCCTGCACTGGGATTACggacatgcaccaccattgcccaccTTTTTAACATTGCTTCTATGAATCAAAGTCATGTTTTCATGCGTTAAGCATTTTACTTGAAGCCCCGCGGTGTAGGATTTAATCTTGAGATCCGAGAGGAACACAAACACTCAGACCAAAGCAGGGCCTTGATATCTTTTTGTGTAAAAAGGGTTCACATGTTTTCAGTGACATGTGACAACATCCTGAGAGGTGAAAAGATGCTTTTGCATCCTTTTTGTTACTCAGAAATTAAATATGAATGCTCTAAGATGACCAGGTTGTTCTGTGGGAAGTTTGTACAACACTGTGCtacttggtttttgtcaacttgacagaaatcTAGACATATGTGGAAAGAGGGACTCTTGGTTGATAAAACacctctatcagattggcctctgtagggcattttctttttgcttttttgttttttatttatttatttagaaactttttttaaatttatttatttattaaggatttctgcctcctccctgccatcgcctcccatttccctccccctcccgctatcaagtccccctccctcatccgctcgaagagcagtcagggttccctgacctgtgggaagtccgaggactgtccacctccatccaggtctagtaaggtgagcatccaaactgcctaggctcccacaaagccagtacgtgcagttgcagtaggatcaaaaacccattgccattgttcttgatatctcagtagtcctcattgtctgctatgttcagcaagtctggttttatcccatgctttatcAGCCCTAGGCCTGcgggccttggtgagttcccaatagaacatccccattgtctcagtgtgtgggtgcacccctcagggtcctgagttccttgccccttgctccctctccttctgctcctgatttggaccttgagatttcagtcctgtgctccaatgtgggtctctgtctctgtctcctttcatcacctgatgaaggttaatattcaggagaatgcctatatgtttgtctttggattcaccttcttatttagcttctctaggatcgcgaattataagctcagtgtcctttatttatggctagaaaccaaatatgagtgagtacatcccctgttcttctttttgggtctgtcttacctcactcaggatagtgttttctatttccatccatttgtatgcaaaattcaagaagtccttgctttttacattaagggcctcattgaataaatgggacctcctgagactgagaagcttctgtaaagcaaagtgtagggcattttctcaatgaatgACTTATTCAGGAGGACCAAGATCAGGGTGGGCAATAGCACTCCTAAGCTAGCGTTCCTGCTTTGCATAAGAAAACatgcataagaaagcaggctgagtaagacCTGGGGAGGATGCTTTAAGCAGCCCTACTTCATTGTcctggcttcagttcctacctccagg includes:
- the Serpina7 gene encoding LOW QUALITY PROTEIN: thyroxine-binding globulin (The sequence of the model RefSeq protein was modified relative to this genomic sequence to represent the inferred CDS: deleted 1 base in 1 codon; substituted 2 bases at 2 genomic stop codons), which translates into the protein MSVFLYLFLLVFGLQTTIHCAQYNISEGKVTICHLSQQNATLYKMSSINADFAFSRYCRFPVENPGWNIFFSPGSTSAALAMLSFASVSNTQTQILGVLGFNLTDTPITELYPGFQHLICSLNFPKNELELQMGNAVFIGQQLKPLARVSDDVKTLXVFPIDFSNVSAAQQEINSYVEKQAKGKIIDLIQDLRLNIIMILVNYIHFKTQCGPYFLCRFGYTAXIPFTICYVLTMCNYYHFPDIKLNCTVLQMDDSENALALSVLPKDGHVEWVEAALSSKTLKKWNYLLQKGWVELFVPKFSISATYDLGSTLQKMGMRDAFAESASFAGIMRDNGLKLSCAFHKALLHIGEQRTKEVAAPEAVSLEQPEVASLHPIIQFDRTSLLMVLEKRTRSIFFLGKVINPANE